One Oncorhynchus masou masou isolate Uvic2021 chromosome 2, UVic_Omas_1.1, whole genome shotgun sequence genomic region harbors:
- the dtwd1 gene encoding tRNA-uridine aminocarboxypropyltransferase 1 has protein sequence MSSSDVLASPSGVDVSSSPKSPLAKTQQPDKDSKPVTKQNPVPASPPLHGLKLAPHRELEQAQQRGRLKCSSCGGSRMFFCYTCCSLVGVSQQEIPSVKLPIKIDIIKHPSEVDGKSTAIHAKILAPDDVTIYTYPCIPEYEDDTDKVVLVFPGPGSVSVEEMTWRLQNLAVMKSAASPDEEPSPKRPRAEETPGATQQAEGHTSGATHTEERGGEAGIEGQTETPGACPLQRVVFIDSTWNQTTRIITDERLQALLRVELKTRKTCFWRHQKGSPDTYLATIEAVYYFLKDYQELCLRQEYTGQYDNLMYFYCYLHTLINKAKTTAGRR, from the exons atGTCCAGTTCGGATGTGCTCGCCAGTCCCAGTGGTGTGGACGTGTCCTCCTCTCCCAAATCACCACTGGCTAAAACCCAGCAACCTGACAAGGACTCCAAACCAGTAACCAAACAGAACCCtgtccctgcctcccctcccctccatggTCTGAAGCTGGCTCCCCACAGGGAGCTGGAGCAGGCGCAGCAGAGGGGCAGGCTGAAGTGTTCTAGCTGCGGAGGCTCCCGGATGTTCTTCTGCTACACCTGCTGCTCTTTAGTGGGCGTCAGCCAGCAGGAAATCCCCTCTGTCAAG CTCCCTATAAAGATTGACATCATCAAGCATCCCAGTGAGGTTGATGGGAAGAGCACAGCCATACACGCCAAGATCCTCGCCCCCGATGATGTCACCATCTACACCTACCCCTGCATACCTGAGTATGAAGATGACACAGACAAA GTAGTGCTGGTGTTCCCTGGTCCTGGATCAGTCTCAGTGGAGGAGATGACATGGAGATTACAGAACCTGGCTGTCATGAAGTCAGCTGCCTCCCCAGATGAGGAACCGTCCCCAAAGAGGCCCAGAGCCGAGGAGACGCCAGGGGCCACACAGCAGGCTGAGGGACACACATCaggagccacacacacagaagagaggggaggggaagcaGGGATAGAGGGCCAGACTGAGACACCAGGGGCCTGTCCCCTCCAGAGAGTGGTGTTCATCGACAGCACATGGAACCAGACCACCAGAATCATCACAGATGAGAGACTACAGG CGTTGCTCCGTGTGGAGCTGAAGACCCGGAAGACGTGTTTCTGGCGCCATCAGAAAGGTTCTCCAGACACCTACCTGGCAACCATAGAGGCTGTCTACTACTTCCTCAAGGACTACCAGGAGCTGTGTCTGAGACAGGAGTACACAGGACAGTACGACAACCTGATGTACTTCTACTGTTACCTACACACACTGATCAACAAGGCTAAGACAACCGCTGGGAGACGCTGA